In a single window of the Subtercola sp. PAMC28395 genome:
- a CDS encoding ABC transporter substrate-binding protein, which translates to MRKNTKRVAFASGLAVLSIVALAACSSGSTTSTPAASAGAGGIDLAAAGCPATVVIQTDWNPEAEHGHLYQLLGPNPVIDANKKSVSGPLYANGAATGVNVEIRSGGPAIGFQTVTSQMYADSSITLGYVTTDEAVQLSADQPTTAVFAPLDKTPLMIMWDPATYPNVKTIADLGKTGAIVRYFGGSAYMEYLTSAGILSKSQVDGGYDGTPASFVADQGKAGQQGFASAEPYQYQYEVPAWGKAVNYQTLNDAGYPVYASAVSVKTADVSKLSGCLTKLVPVLQQAEVDYFKDPAAVNKLILDLVTQFNTGWVYSQGMADYSVKTQVDTGLVGNGDNSTLGDMDTARVQKIIDLDTPIYAAGGKAVKTGLTAADIFTNQFIDTSIGMK; encoded by the coding sequence ATGCGCAAGAACACCAAGAGAGTCGCTTTCGCCAGCGGTCTCGCCGTACTGAGCATCGTGGCACTCGCCGCCTGTAGCTCAGGCTCGACCACGAGCACCCCCGCAGCATCCGCCGGCGCCGGCGGAATCGACCTGGCCGCCGCAGGCTGCCCGGCGACCGTCGTCATCCAGACCGACTGGAACCCTGAAGCAGAACACGGTCACCTGTACCAGCTGCTCGGCCCGAACCCGGTCATCGATGCGAACAAGAAGTCGGTCTCCGGCCCGTTGTACGCCAACGGCGCAGCGACCGGCGTCAACGTCGAGATCCGTTCGGGCGGCCCGGCCATCGGCTTCCAGACCGTCACCAGCCAGATGTATGCCGACAGTTCCATCACCCTCGGCTATGTCACAACCGACGAGGCCGTGCAGCTCTCAGCAGACCAGCCGACCACCGCCGTCTTCGCTCCCCTCGACAAGACGCCGCTGATGATCATGTGGGACCCGGCAACCTACCCGAACGTGAAGACGATCGCCGACCTGGGTAAGACCGGAGCCATCGTTCGCTACTTCGGCGGATCGGCCTACATGGAGTACCTGACCAGCGCGGGCATCCTGAGCAAGTCGCAGGTTGACGGCGGTTACGACGGCACGCCCGCGAGCTTCGTGGCTGACCAGGGCAAGGCTGGCCAGCAGGGCTTCGCGAGCGCCGAACCGTACCAGTACCAGTACGAGGTGCCGGCCTGGGGCAAAGCGGTCAACTACCAGACCCTGAACGACGCGGGCTACCCCGTGTACGCGTCAGCCGTCTCGGTCAAGACCGCCGACGTCTCAAAGCTCTCGGGCTGCCTCACCAAGCTGGTTCCCGTACTGCAGCAGGCCGAGGTCGACTACTTCAAGGATCCGGCAGCCGTCAACAAGCTGATCCTCGACCTGGTCACCCAGTTCAACACCGGCTGGGTCTACTCGCAGGGCATGGCCGACTACTCGGTCAAGACCCAGGTCGACACCGGACTCGTCGGCAACGGCGACAACTCCACACTCGGCGACATGGACACAGCGCGGGTGCAGAAGATCATCGACCTCGACACCCCCATCTACGCCGCCGGTGGTAAAGCGGTCAAGACGGGTCTCACGGCCGCCGACATCTTCACCAACCAGTTCATCGACACCTCGATCGGCATGAAGTAA
- a CDS encoding ABC transporter permease: MTTISNETTVGDGIDNVEGHPTPELPATLSTTSSKKQKRGVSRWLPPLLVFLGIVVIWYLISLFVLDSHLRFLLPLPQDILFKGFLDPLSFTALWVALYQTVIVSMLGLAIAIVIGIVWAIAMSQAKWVERSLFPYAVILQCIPILALVPLIGFWFGYEFPSRVLVCVMIALFPMVNNTLFGLQSVDKGHKELFKLQGASRWTTLGKLSLPAALPAIFAGMRISAGLAVVGAIVGDQFFRRGTPGLGILISNYSSRLQGEQLFASIITAALFGVLVFWLFGLLGRRAVGKWYDFT, translated from the coding sequence ATGACCACAATCTCGAACGAAACGACAGTGGGTGACGGCATCGACAACGTTGAAGGCCACCCCACCCCTGAGCTCCCGGCGACCCTGTCGACCACATCGTCGAAGAAGCAGAAACGTGGTGTATCCCGCTGGCTGCCACCGCTCCTGGTGTTCCTCGGCATCGTTGTCATCTGGTACCTGATCAGCCTGTTCGTACTCGACTCGCATCTTCGATTCTTGCTGCCACTGCCGCAGGACATTCTCTTCAAGGGATTCCTTGACCCGCTTTCGTTCACTGCACTCTGGGTCGCCCTGTACCAGACGGTGATCGTCTCGATGCTGGGTCTCGCGATCGCCATCGTCATCGGTATTGTCTGGGCGATCGCTATGTCTCAGGCGAAATGGGTGGAACGCTCCCTGTTTCCCTATGCGGTGATTCTGCAATGCATCCCGATCCTGGCTCTCGTGCCACTGATCGGCTTCTGGTTCGGTTACGAGTTCCCTTCGCGTGTTCTCGTCTGCGTGATGATCGCCCTCTTCCCCATGGTCAACAACACGCTGTTCGGTCTGCAATCCGTCGACAAGGGTCACAAGGAGCTCTTCAAGCTGCAAGGCGCCAGTCGCTGGACCACGCTCGGCAAACTCTCGCTGCCCGCCGCGCTTCCGGCCATCTTCGCCGGGATGCGCATCTCCGCAGGGCTCGCGGTGGTTGGCGCCATCGTCGGTGACCAGTTCTTCCGCCGGGGTACGCCAGGCCTCGGAATCCTGATCAGCAACTACAGCTCGCGCCTCCAAGGCGAACAGCTATTCGCATCGATCATCACCGCAGCGCTCTTCGGCGTACTCGTCTTCTGGCTCTTCGGCCTGCTCGGCCGCCGCGCCGTCGGTAAGTGGTACGACTTCACCTAG
- a CDS encoding ABC transporter ATP-binding protein, translated as MTVTAPAPTGTGTSENDVLLDFTNVEMTFPDGTIALQGVDLVVKRGEFVTVVGPSGCGKSTLLRIASGLETASNGVTTVGTDRIGYVFQDATLLPWRTVTANVELLAELHGESKAARAEKAKEAIDLVGLSGFEKHLPKALSGGMKMRASLARSLTLDPELFLFDEPFGALDEITRERLNDELIGLFNAKQFAGLFITHSVSEAVYMSTKVVVMSGRPGRIVQTFDVPFPPSRDPEIRFTAEFASLVGEVSHALRKGHENS; from the coding sequence ATGACTGTCACAGCACCCGCACCAACCGGCACCGGTACTTCCGAGAATGACGTCCTGCTGGACTTCACCAACGTCGAGATGACCTTTCCCGACGGCACCATCGCCCTGCAGGGCGTCGACCTCGTCGTCAAACGCGGGGAGTTCGTCACCGTCGTCGGCCCTTCGGGGTGCGGCAAGAGCACCCTGCTGCGGATCGCATCCGGCCTGGAGACCGCCTCTAACGGGGTCACCACAGTGGGAACCGACCGCATCGGGTATGTGTTCCAGGATGCGACGCTCCTTCCCTGGCGCACTGTGACGGCCAACGTCGAGCTGCTCGCCGAACTGCACGGAGAAAGCAAGGCGGCACGAGCCGAGAAGGCGAAAGAAGCGATCGACCTGGTCGGCCTCAGCGGGTTCGAGAAACACCTGCCCAAGGCACTATCCGGTGGCATGAAGATGCGCGCATCTCTCGCGCGCTCCTTGACGCTGGATCCCGAGCTCTTTTTGTTCGATGAGCCGTTCGGCGCACTCGATGAGATCACCCGCGAGCGCCTCAACGACGAACTGATCGGGCTGTTCAACGCCAAGCAGTTCGCCGGGCTGTTCATCACGCACTCCGTCTCAGAGGCGGTCTACATGTCAACCAAGGTCGTCGTGATGTCAGGTCGCCCAGGAAGGATCGTCCAGACCTTCGATGTGCCCTTCCCGCCCTCGCGAGACCCAGAGATACGCTTCACCGCCGAGTTCGCCTCCCTGGTGGGAGAGGTCTCCCACGCACTCCGGAAGGGGCACGAGAACTCATGA
- a CDS encoding amidohydrolase family protein, producing the protein MSILPRPLNLLHNATLPSGELCDIHIDGGYVTAVTAPDHSAFTAADTDAALDLTGFIVLTAPAEPHAHLDKALSFDLIDPPMGDLVSAILAWREYAATMTTESIADRAREAALLMLRQGTTAIRSHVDILLGDDPLRGVRALVQVREELRGLVDIELVALASSEAPDADIEAAIALGVDLVGGAPHLSPDPSADLQRLLRLAERMHVGVDIHTDEGLDGPLTLGELSASVRHWPADRNRSAGHCVRLGTLDAAPLAEVLDEVQASDVGIISLPITNLYLQGWEHPVSTPRGLTAVRAILDRGIRFGAGADNVRDPFNPVGRSDALETASLLVTAAHLTLDEAYVAVSDGARSVMGLEAAGVGVGFAAELLAVRGVSLSDVIANASADRFVIHAGNLVAQSAVTYSVAAPLHHLHEPSLVESK; encoded by the coding sequence GTGAGCATCCTGCCTCGACCTCTGAACCTGCTGCACAACGCCACGTTGCCAAGTGGCGAGCTGTGCGACATTCACATCGACGGTGGCTACGTGACCGCAGTCACCGCGCCAGATCACTCGGCATTCACCGCCGCCGACACTGACGCGGCACTCGACCTGACCGGCTTCATCGTGCTCACCGCCCCCGCTGAGCCGCACGCGCACCTCGACAAGGCGCTCTCGTTCGATCTCATCGACCCGCCGATGGGCGACCTGGTCTCGGCGATCCTGGCCTGGCGTGAGTATGCCGCCACGATGACGACCGAGAGCATCGCCGACCGCGCCCGTGAGGCCGCCCTTCTCATGCTGCGCCAGGGAACCACAGCCATCCGCAGCCACGTCGACATCCTGCTCGGCGACGACCCCCTCCGGGGTGTCCGTGCCCTGGTGCAGGTCCGCGAAGAACTCCGCGGCCTCGTCGACATCGAACTCGTCGCCCTTGCCAGTTCAGAGGCGCCCGACGCCGACATCGAAGCGGCCATCGCCCTCGGGGTCGACCTCGTCGGCGGCGCACCCCATCTTTCTCCCGACCCGAGTGCCGACCTGCAGCGACTGCTGCGCCTGGCCGAACGGATGCACGTGGGGGTCGACATCCACACCGACGAGGGTCTGGACGGCCCTCTCACCCTCGGTGAGCTTTCGGCGAGCGTCAGGCACTGGCCTGCAGACCGAAATCGCAGCGCGGGCCACTGTGTACGACTCGGAACCCTCGACGCGGCTCCCCTTGCCGAAGTGCTCGATGAAGTCCAGGCGAGCGACGTCGGCATCATCAGCCTGCCGATCACGAATCTCTACCTCCAGGGGTGGGAGCATCCGGTGTCGACTCCCCGTGGCCTCACCGCTGTGCGCGCGATTCTCGACAGGGGCATCCGTTTCGGAGCCGGTGCCGACAATGTGCGCGATCCTTTCAACCCCGTGGGCCGCAGTGACGCACTCGAGACGGCATCGCTTCTCGTCACAGCCGCACACCTCACACTCGACGAAGCGTACGTAGCCGTCAGTGACGGAGCCCGCTCAGTGATGGGCTTGGAGGCAGCCGGCGTCGGCGTCGGTTTCGCGGCCGAGCTTCTCGCCGTACGGGGCGTCTCGCTATCCGATGTCATCGCCAACGCCTCGGCAGACCGTTTTGTGATCCACGCCGGCAACCTCGTTGCCCAGAGTGCCGTGACATATTCCGTCGCAGCACCCCTCCACCACCTGCACGAACCGTCTCTAGTCGAATCGAAGTGA
- a CDS encoding PDR/VanB family oxidoreductase, which yields MTVHVLEEFDATVTELAVVASDVLLVTLERADGAAFPAWTPGAHIDLVLSAGVERQYSLCSDPADTNRWQIAVLRESAGRGGSEYVHTALSAGHTLRVRGPLNHFVFDESERYVFVAGGIGITPLLPMIRAADAAGADWTLAYAGRSEGAMAFARELRAGHPERVDIYASDVGERLALDALFEDVDDSTMVYCCGPTRLLDAALELAHDWPSGRLRVERFEARDVGAPVREESFEVELELSGLTLTVPPEKTILEVVEEAGVLVLSSCREGTCGTCETPVVSGEVDHRDSVLTPEEQADNEVMMICVSRAACPRLVLEL from the coding sequence ATGACCGTGCATGTTCTCGAGGAATTCGATGCAACAGTAACGGAGCTGGCCGTGGTCGCCTCCGACGTGCTGCTGGTCACCCTCGAGCGCGCGGATGGCGCGGCCTTTCCGGCCTGGACGCCGGGAGCCCACATCGATCTTGTGCTCTCTGCCGGCGTCGAGCGACAGTATTCGCTCTGCTCAGACCCAGCAGACACGAACAGGTGGCAGATCGCCGTGCTGCGCGAATCTGCGGGCAGGGGCGGCTCGGAGTATGTGCACACGGCTCTTTCTGCAGGCCACACACTCAGGGTCCGCGGCCCACTCAACCACTTCGTCTTCGACGAGTCCGAGCGATATGTCTTCGTCGCGGGGGGCATCGGAATAACGCCATTGCTGCCGATGATCCGGGCTGCAGATGCCGCTGGAGCCGACTGGACGCTCGCCTACGCCGGCCGGTCAGAAGGAGCAATGGCGTTCGCTCGCGAGCTGCGGGCCGGGCATCCGGAGCGTGTTGACATCTACGCGAGCGACGTGGGCGAACGGCTCGCGCTCGACGCGCTCTTCGAAGATGTCGACGATTCGACCATGGTGTACTGCTGCGGGCCGACGAGGCTGCTGGATGCTGCGCTCGAGCTTGCGCACGACTGGCCCTCTGGCCGGCTCAGGGTGGAGCGGTTCGAGGCGCGCGATGTGGGTGCTCCCGTGCGCGAAGAGTCATTCGAGGTGGAGCTTGAGCTCTCTGGACTGACACTGACCGTGCCGCCGGAGAAGACGATCCTCGAGGTGGTGGAGGAGGCGGGGGTGCTGGTTCTCTCCTCGTGCCGCGAGGGGACCTGCGGAACCTGTGAGACGCCGGTCGTCTCCGGCGAGGTCGATCACCGCGATTCGGTGCTCACCCCCGAAGAGCAGGCCGACAATGAAGTGATGATGATCTGCGTGTCGCGCGCGGCGTGCCCGCGGCTGGTACTCGAGCTGTAG
- a CDS encoding helix-turn-helix domain-containing protein: protein MGVTIRAARLSRGLTLVELAKLSDLSHPFLSQLERGHARPSMSSLERIARALETSQLDLLAGAADVSRIREVQADAGVHPDRCGAIVIRSTEGTTGPYAEGEGRLLVDGTAKFQPMEFRGANASFGDYYRHAEDEFVTVVDGTILVDLGETGIHELRAGDSLYYTGGTSHRWRSGDGQPYRLFIVKQRFVPADTISPARTTVWSTESTAAHFSETNDVPVAAVLPSVLPAGAR from the coding sequence TTGGGTGTCACCATCCGCGCAGCACGCCTGTCGCGGGGGCTGACCCTCGTGGAACTCGCCAAACTCTCTGACCTGTCGCATCCGTTCCTCAGCCAGCTCGAGCGCGGCCACGCCCGACCGAGCATGTCGTCGCTGGAACGGATCGCGCGGGCGCTCGAGACGAGCCAACTCGACCTTCTGGCCGGCGCTGCTGACGTGTCGCGCATTCGCGAGGTACAGGCTGACGCAGGTGTTCACCCCGACCGCTGCGGTGCCATCGTCATTCGCTCGACCGAGGGCACAACCGGGCCCTACGCCGAAGGGGAGGGGCGCCTTCTCGTCGACGGTACGGCGAAGTTCCAGCCGATGGAGTTCCGCGGGGCAAACGCTTCGTTCGGCGACTACTACCGTCACGCCGAAGACGAATTCGTGACTGTCGTCGACGGCACCATCCTCGTCGACCTGGGTGAAACCGGCATTCACGAGCTCCGGGCGGGCGATTCGCTCTACTACACCGGGGGCACCTCGCACCGCTGGCGTTCAGGCGACGGGCAGCCGTACCGGCTGTTCATCGTCAAACAGCGATTCGTACCCGCAGATACGATTTCCCCCGCACGCACAACGGTGTGGAGCACAGAGTCGACTGCAGCGCACTTCAGCGAGACCAACGATGTGCCGGTGGCGGCGGTTCTGCCCTCCGTGCTCCCGGCGGGTGCACGATGA
- a CDS encoding SDR family NAD(P)-dependent oxidoreductase, whose product MTTSAPVTSARLKGRRIVVTGAARGIGASIAARCAAEGADVTILDLLEDPGLATAETIGGRFHRVDLADEASTRSVLTQAIEELGGIDVLVNNAGILRFSPLLDITASAWDDMFAINTRSMLITTQVAARWMIGRGIPGKIINMASMGGKSGGAGQAHYAASKAAVIALTRVTALELGSAGITANCICPGYVLTEMGAATRTDDDIAEWSSYSPLGRLAQPDDVAGVAAFLATSDADYLTGQSFNVTGGMIMH is encoded by the coding sequence ATGACCACCTCTGCACCGGTGACATCAGCACGGCTGAAGGGTCGTCGCATCGTTGTCACCGGTGCAGCCCGCGGCATCGGTGCCTCCATCGCCGCACGGTGTGCGGCTGAAGGAGCCGATGTCACGATCCTCGATCTCCTCGAAGACCCAGGGCTCGCCACCGCCGAAACCATCGGCGGCCGGTTCCACCGGGTCGACCTCGCCGACGAAGCCAGCACTCGCTCTGTTCTCACGCAGGCCATCGAAGAACTGGGCGGCATCGACGTGCTGGTCAACAACGCCGGCATCCTGCGCTTCTCCCCGCTGCTCGACATCACGGCCTCGGCCTGGGATGACATGTTTGCCATCAATACCCGCTCGATGCTGATCACCACGCAGGTCGCGGCCAGATGGATGATCGGCAGAGGCATCCCGGGCAAGATCATCAACATGGCCAGCATGGGGGGCAAGAGCGGCGGTGCCGGCCAGGCGCACTACGCGGCGTCGAAGGCTGCCGTCATCGCCCTGACCCGGGTGACGGCGCTCGAACTCGGTTCAGCGGGAATCACGGCCAACTGTATCTGCCCGGGCTACGTGCTCACCGAGATGGGGGCAGCGACGAGAACCGACGACGACATCGCCGAGTGGAGCAGCTACTCACCTCTCGGCCGCCTCGCCCAGCCCGACGATGTCGCCGGGGTCGCGGCCTTTCTCGCCACCAGTGACGCCGACTACCTCACCGGGCAGTCATTCAATGTCACCGGCGGAATGATCATGCACTGA